Part of the Ruegeria sp. TM1040 genome, GCAAAAGCCAGACAGCATCGTCAATGCGATGTGCGAATATCAGGCGATGATGGATGCGATCCGCGATGGGCTGGTCAATGGCACCCGCGGCGATGTGCCTGCAGATTTGCAGGAGCGCTCCAACCATCTCAAGGCTTTTGGATACTTTGCGGATGCGTCGATGGTAGGTATTGGGCCGATGCGCGAAGAGGCCCGATTGTACGAACCTTGGCACAATCCCGACATCGACCGGCTGGCGGAGGACCTGAAAACCCGTCAGACCAAAACGCTGGCTTCGGGCATCGACATGATCATGGCGGATCTCAAGGATGCGATGCAGGCTCCGCCCACGACCATCGGGGCGCACCGTCATGCCATTGTGTTCCTTTATGAGATGCCGCGCGATCCGCGCCCGGACGAGGCGGGCTGTGACTGGATCACGGATGCGGAAGCACATCGCGCCTGTTTGCGCAGCGCCGAAACGGCTGTGGTTCTGGCCAATTACATCCGTCTGCTGGGGTGGGATGCCAAGGCCCACACTGGGACATCTTCGGATGTGGACCTCAACCGGCTTGCGGTTGCGGCCGGGCTTGTGCGTATGGAGGAGGGCCAGCTGGTTGCGCCCTATCTCGGTACACGGTTTGGTCTGGCGGCTGTCACCACGGATTTTGAACTGGCAGAAGACCGCCCGCTTGCCCCTCTCTCTGAACAGCCAGGTCGCGCAGGGCGCGATCTGCGCTGGTGGCTTGGCGCTGGTGCAGAGCGTTCTGCCTTGAATGGTGACCCCTATAAGGATCGCGACTTTCGCGATGGTCCACACCCGTTTGAAACGCTGAAACGAGTGGAAACTCCGACCACCTATATTGATGAGGCGCGTGTCGCGCGGGTGCCAAAGCGGGCGGATATGTTCGCGCGGGCTCAGTTCGGCGACATGGGCAAGGGCAATCAGAAGGCGGCGACCGGGGGCTTTTATGTGCGCAAAGCGGCGCCCGCGATGGCGCAACGGCGCATGCTGGGCGCTTTCGTGCTGTTGCAGGACGGAACACCCGCCGTGGGACCGCGCCCCACCGATGCTCAGCGCAACGCTGATATGGTGAAAGCTGCGTCTTACTGGCTGGGGATCGATGCGGTTGGCATCAGCCGGTGTCCGGATTGGACTTGGTACAGTCACGATGCCACCGGGACGCCTATCGTGCCGGATCAGCCGCATGCGATCTCGATGATTGTGGATCAGGGATTTGACACCACTGAAGGCACTTCGGGTGATGACTGGATCGCTGTAGCGCAATCCATGCGGGCCTATCTTCGGTTCTCTCTTCTGGGGGGCGTGATCGCGCGGCAAATTCGCAACCTCGGCTACAAGGCCAAGGCCCATACCGTGATGGATGGCGAAGTGTTGCAGCCGCCGCTGTTGCTACTCTCCGGACTGGGAGAGGTCTCGCGGATCGGCGAGGTCATCCTGAATCCCTTCCTCGGCCCACGCCTCAAGTCCGGTGTGGTGACGACCGATATGCCCATGGCGCATGATAAACCGATTGATTTTGGTCTGCAGAGCTTTTGCGAGTCTTGTAACAAATGCGCGCGCGAATGCCCGTCTGGCGCCATCACAGCCGGTCCAAAGCTGATGTTCAACGGCTACGAGATCTGGAAATCTGACAGCCAGAAATGTACGACCTATCGGATCACCACGCCCGGTGGGGCGATGTGCGGACGTTGCATGAAGACTTGCCCATGGAACCTCGAAGGCATTTTCGCCGAAAAGCCGTTTCGATGGGCTGCGATGAATATGCCCAGGGCCGCTCCGGCCTTGGCGCGGCTCGACGATATGCTGGGCAATGGCGAGATGAACCCGGCCAAAAAATGGTGGTGGGACCTCGAGCTCGAAGAAGATGGCGGCTATCGCCCGACGCGGCATCCGGTGAATGCGCGCAGCCTGCAAAAAGATCTCGATCTGCGCTACGAGGATCAGACTTTGGCGGTCTATCCTGCTCCGCTCGCTCCGCACCCCTATCCCTATCCCTTCCCGATGGATCGCGAAGCTGGGATCGAAGCCTATCAGGCCATGATCACGGCCGAAGAATACCAGGAACGCAAGGCGCGCGGCGAAACCGGGGATTGGGATCACATCTATAAGAATGACGCCGAGAGCCCTGTGTTGCAGGTGGTGGTTTCCAAAGTCGAGGAGATGGCAGAGGGCGTCACCAAATACGAATTCCGTGCTGCCGACGGTGCCGATCTGCCCGAGTGGACAGCGGGCGCACATCTCGACATCGTGGTCGCGCCGGAGTTCCTGCGCCAGTATTCCATGTCCGGAAATCCGGCGGATCGCTCTCACTATCAGATCGGTGTTCTCCGAGAAGATGCCGGTCGGGGCGGCTCCAAGCTATTGCACCGGATCTTCTCCGAAGGCCGCCGGATCTTTGTTTCACGCCCGATCAATCACTTTCCACTGGACGAGACCGCGACCAGGACTTTCCTCATGGGGGGGGGGATCGGTGTCACCCCGATGATCGCAATGGCGCATAGGTTGCATGCGCTTGGGGCGGATTTTGAGTTTCACTATTCCATCAAGTCCCGCGCACTTGGGGGGTATCTTCGGGACCTTGCTGACGTTCCCTGGGCGTCCAAGGTGAATTTGCATGTGTCAGACGAGGGCAGCCGGGCGAACTTCGACCAGATCTTGGGCCAGTATCAGTCCGGTTGGCACCTTTATACCTGTGGTGCTGCTCCTTACATGGATGCGGTCATGCAGGCGGCAGAACAGGCGGGTTTCCCGGAAGAGGCACGCCATCTGGAGTATTTCTCGGTGCCCGAGCAGCCGGAGTACGAAAACCATCCCTTCACGCTCAAGCTTGCCCGGTCAGGTCGCGAACTCCAGGTGCGCGCGGAGCAGACGGCAACCGACGCATTGGCGGAGCACGGCATTCATGTGGATGTGAAATGTGCGGATGGGATCTGTGGCGTCTGCAAGTGCGGGCTGATTTCTGGCGAGGTGGAGCACCGCGATTTTGTGTTGTCCAAGGCGCAACGCCGCGAGTCTATTGTCCTTTGTCAGTCTAGGGCGGCGGATCCTGGTGGCTGCGTTGAAATCGATCTCTGAGCGTGATTGGCGTGGCAAGATCAAGCGACTCAAGTCGTCGTTTCCCGGGGTTTCTGGTAGCTCGAGCCTCGCCGACCGCTATATATAGAGATGGGCGTCGTGCCGTCCCTTTTACTCTGGGCTTCAAAGGCTTTGACCGCTCAGGCGGGGACGGCGCAAATGACACGTAAGCTACTGTTATTATTGGTATAGCGTGTGTTTTTGCAGAAAGTTCAAAAAAGGGGTTGCGGGCATTTGTTGTTATGCGTAGAACCCCCTTCACCGGCGGCGCTGAGGCGCGGTTGGCTGCGGCGGGAACGCTGCTGACGGATCGGAAAGACGGTTATGACGCTCAGGAGAGACTGGGGCATTCAAGTATGGATGTAGGCGGTGGCGCTTAAGATTTGCGCGACGGTCTGCTTTTGGGTCTTGGGTGTTTGCTCTTTGACATTGTTGGATGACTGAAGAGATATGTGGGCGGTTTGGTTCATTTCGATGGATCAACGTCTGTATATCAACGCTCTTAGGACGCAAGTCCGATGATTGAGTGTCAGCTTCACTGTCTTGTTCGGCTTCGGTTTCTTTTGAAACCAAGCACAACAGACAGAGAATAATTGGTTGCATTTCTGGTTCCTAGCCGGGTCAGATCGCAGGTTCAGTTCCGCCCTTGGGATTGGATTTTGTTAAAGCAACCAGTGATGTGCAGAGGTTCGAACGTCAAGGATAGCAGCGTAAGCTGCTTTCAACTTGAGAGTTTGATCCTGGCTCAGAACGAACGCTGGCGGCAGGCCTAACACATGCAAGTCGAGCGAGATCTTCGGATCTAGCGGCGGACGGGTTAGTAACGCGTGGGAACGTACCCAAAGGTAGGGAATAGCCACTGGAAACGGTGAGTAATACCCTATGTGCCCTTCGGGGGAAAGATTTATCGCCTTTGGATCGGCCCGCGTTAGATTAGGTAGTTGGTGGGGTAACGGCCTACCAAGCCTACGATCTATAGCTGGTTTTAGAGGATGATCAGCAACACTGGGACTGAGACACGGCCCAGACTCCTACGGGAGGCAGCAGTGGGGAATCTTGGACAATGGGGGCAACCCTGATCCAGCCATGCCGCGTGAGTGATGAAGGCCCTAGGGTCGTAAAGCTCTTTCGCCAGGGATGATAATGACAGTACCTGGTAAAGAAACCCCGGCTAACTCCGTGCCAGCAGCCGCGGTAATACGGAGGGGGTTAGCGTTGTTCGGAATTACTGGGCGTAAAGCGCGCGTAGGCGGACTGGAAAGTTGGGGGTGAAATCCCAGGGCTCAACCCTGGAACTGCCTCCAAAACTATCAGTCTAGAGTTCGAGAGAGGTGAGTGGAATTCCGAGTGTAGAGGTGAAATTCGTAGATATTCGGAGGAACACCAGTGGCGAAGGCGGCTCACTGGCTCGATACTGACGCTGAGGTGCGAAAGTGTGGGGAGCAAACAGGATTAGATACCCTGGTAGTCCACACCGTAAACGATGAATGCCAGTCGTCGGGTAGCATGCTATTCGGTGACACACCTAACGGATTAAGCATTCCGCCTGGGGAGTACGGTCGCAAGATTAAAACTCAAAGGAATTGACGGGGGCCCGCACAAGCGGTGGAGCATGTGGTTTAATTCGAAGCAACGCGCAGAACCTTACCAACCCTTGACATCCTCGGACCGCCAGAGAGATTTGGCTTTCACTTCGGTGACCGAGTGACAGGTGCTGCATGGCTGTCGTCAGCTCGTGTCGTGAGATGTTCGGTTAAGTCCGGCAACGAGCGCAACCCACATCCTTAGTTGCCAGCAGTTCGGCTGGGCACTCTAAGGAAACTGCCCGTGATAAGCGGGAGGAAGGTGTGGATGACGTCAAGTCCTCATGGCCCTTACGGGTTGGGCTACACACGTGCTACAATGGCAGTGACAATGGGTTAATCCCAAAAAACTGTCTCAGTTCGGATTGGGGTCTGCAACTCGACCCCATGAAGTCGGAATCGCTAGTAATCGCGTAACAGCATGACGCGGTGAATACGTTCCCGGGCCTTGTACACACCGCCCGTCACACCATGGGAGTTGGTTCTACCCGACGACGCTGCGCTAACCTTCGGGGGGCAGGCGGCCACGGTAGGATCAGCGACTGGGGTGAAGTCGTAACAAGGTAGCCGTAGGGGAACCTGCGGCTGGATCACCTCCTTTCTAAGGATGATGCTAGCAGAACAGAGCTTGCTCTTTCTCGTGCATCACTTAGCAGAAGATGCGCAAACAAAGCGCATCACATCAGGACCGAGCCGTCCTCATATCTCTTCAGAACAAAACACAGACCTACCGGTCTGTCTGGGTCGGTAGCTCAGGTGGTTAGAGCGCACGCCTGATAAGCGTGAGGTCGGAGGTTCAAGTCCTCCTCGACCCACCATTATTAGCGTGTCAGTCACGTTATATGGCCTCAAGTAGCCCTCCGGGCGACAGGCCGCTTAAGATGGGGCCTTAGCTCAGCTGGGAGAGCGCCTGATTTGCATTCAGGAGGTCAGGAGTTCGATCCTCCTAGGCTCCACCATTCTTGCCCTCAAGCAACGAAGCGGTCGGCCAGTTAAAAGTCATCCAATAGATCAGAGGGTTCGATTAGACCTTTGAGACACCCCGCGCGGGTGGTTCAAACGTCCAATCGGACACTGCGGCAATCGCTTGATTGCCTTGATATCGTTTAGAGAGAAAAATCAACAACACTGTTGGTCCTCCCGAGTGTGGGAACGACCTCAGATAGGTGAAGCGAGCTTGCTCGTGGACAGCGCCCGGATCCGTCATGTTTCCTCAGACGCCCGGATGTATGCCTGCCTGAAACGACAGTAGTTGTCCAAGTCAAGTACACTAACCCGCATGATCTACCCGATCATGCATTGTTCTTCTCTTCGCCTGAGACTGACATCGCAGGCAAAGAAGGGAAGAGCGGGAAAGTATGCTTTTTGGTTCAGAAACAGAAGCGAGGTGCTTACCAGCTGCCTCGCATGATCGTCAGGGGTTCTGGCGCATCGGTATTTGGGTCTTGCAAAAGTCCTCAAGTAGCGAAGCGGTAGGACATCAAACCTGGCTGTCTCTTTCTGGATCAGATCAAGCGCGAGAAGGGCGTTTGGTGGATGCCTTGGCAGTAAGAGGCGATGAAGGACGTGATACTCTGCGATAAGCTTGGGGGAGCCGAGAATAGGCTTTGATCCCAGGATTTCCGAATGGGGGAACCCACTTGAAAGTTTGATATAATAGCGACTTCGGTTGCTGCTTATATCTGGCTTAATCAAGTACTTATTACCTGAATACATAGGGTTTTAAGAGCAAACCCGGGGAACTGAAACATCTAAGTACCCGGAGGAAAGGACATCAATAGAGACTTCCCTAGTAGCGGCGAGCGAACGGGAACCAGCCGAGCCTGATGAGTGACTAGAATGTGTTGGGAAGCACAGCCATAGCGGGTGACAGCCCCGTATAGGAAGCTCTGAGGGACGTATTAAGTAGGGCGGGACACGTGAAATCCTGTCTGAAGATCGGAGGACCACCTCCGAAGGCTAAGTACTCCTTACTGACCGATAGCGAACCAGTACCGTGAGGGAAAGGTGAAAAGCACCCCGACGAGGGGAGTGAAACAGTACCTGAAACCGAACGCCTACAATCAGTTGGAGGCTCCTTGCGAGCTGACAGCGTACCTTTTGTATAATGGGTCATCGACTTGGTCTTACGAGCAAGCTTAAGCCGTTAGGTGTAGGCGCAGCGAAAGCGAGTCTTAATAGGGCGCATGAGTTCGTGGGATCAGACCCGAAACCGAGTGATCTAGGCATGACCAGGATGAAGGTGCGGTAACACGCACTGGAGGTCCGAACCCACACCTGTTGAAAAAGGTCGGGATGAGTTGTGCCTAGGGGTGAAAGGCCAATCAAACTCGGAGATAGCTGGTTCTCTGCGAAATCTATTTAGGTAGAGCGTCATCCGAATACCCCGGGGGGTAGAGCACTGGATGGGTAATGGGGCCCCACAGGCTTACTGATCCTAACCAAACTCCGAATACCCGGGAGTACTAGATGGCAGACACACTGCGGATGCTAACGTCCGTAGTGGAGAGGGAAACAACCCTGACCTCCGGCTAAGGCCCCTAATTCATGGCTAAGTGGGAAAGCAGGTGGGATGTCCAAAACAACCAGGAGGTTGGCTTAGAAGCAGCCATCCTTTAAAGATAGCGTAACAGCTCACTGGTCTAAATAAGACGTCCTGCGGCGAAGATGTAACGGGGCTCAAGCCATGAGCCGAAGCCGAGGATGCACATAGTGCATGGTAGCAGAGCGTAGTGTGACATAGAACAGCTCCTCCTTAGACCCCTCGGGGTCATTGGAGGAACAGTTCTTTCGATGAAGCGGGCGCGTGAGCGATCCCGTGGAGAGATCACTAGCGAGAATGATGACATGAGTAGCGACAAAGAGTGTGAGAGACACTCTCGCCGAAAGTCCAAGGGTTCCTGCTTAAAGCTAATCTGAGCAGGGTAAGCCGGCCCCTAAGCCGAGGCCGAAAGGCGTAGGCGATGGGAACCAGGTTAATATTCCTGGGCCAGGAGGATGTGACGGATCATGAAGGTTGTTCGCCCTTATCGGATTGGGCGGGCCGCTGATTGGTCCCTGGAAATAGCCCTCCATCAGACCGTACCCTAAACCGACACAGGTGGACTGGTAGAGAATACCAAGGCGCTTGAGAGAACGATGTTGAAGGAACTCGGCAAAATACCTCCGTAAGTTCGCGAGAAGGAGGCCCGGGTCCTACGCAAGTGGAATCCGGGGGCACAAACCAGGGGGTGGCGACTGTTTATTAAAAACACAGGGCTCTGCGAAGTCGCAAGACGACGTATAGGGTCTGACGCCTGCCCGGTGCCTGAAGGTTAAAAGGAGGGGTGAGAGCTCCGAATTGAAGCCCAGGTAAACGGCGGCCGTAACTATAACGGTCCTAAGGTAGCGAAATTCCTTGTCGGGTAAGTTCCGACCTGCACGAATGGCGTAACGACTTCCCCGCTGTCTCCAACATCGACTCAGCGAAATTGAATTGCCTGTCAAGATGCAGGCTTCCCGCGGTTAGACGGAAAGACCCCGTGCACCTTTACTACAGCTTCGCACTGGCATCAGGATTGTGATGTGCAGGATAGGTGGTAGGCATCGAAGCAGGAACGCTAGTTCCTGTGGAGCCATCCTTGAGATACCACCCTTCGCACTCTTGATGTCTAACCGCGGTCCCTTACCGGGATCCGGGACCCTGCGTGGCGGGTAGTTTGACTGGGGCGGTCGCCTCCTAAAGCGTAACGGAGGCGCGCGAAGGTGGGCTCAGAGCGGTCGGAAATCGCTCGTTGAGTGCAATGGCAAAAGCCTGCCTGACTGCGAGACTGACAAGTCGAGCAGAGACGAAAGTCGGCCATAGTGATCCGGTGGTCCCGAGTGGAAGGGCCATCGCTCAACGGATAAAAGGTACGCCGGGGATAACAGGCTGATACTGCCCAAGAGTCCATATCGACGGCAGTGTTTGGCACCTCGATGTCGGCTCATCTCATCCTGGGGCTGGAGCAGGTCCCAAGGGTACGGCTGTTCGCCGTTTAAAGAGGTACGTGAGCTGGGTTTAGAACGTCGTGAGACAGTTCGGTCCCTATCTGCCGTGGGTGTAGGATACTTGAGAGGAGTTGCCCCTAGTACGAGAGGACCGGGGTGAACGATCCACTGGTGGACCTGTTATCGTGCCAACGGTAGTGCAGGGTAGCTATGATCGGAAAGGATAACCGCTGAAGGCATCTAAGCGGGAAGCCCCCCTCAAAACAAGGTATCCCTGAGGGCCGTGGAAGACCACCACGTCAATAGGCCGGAGATGTAAGCGCAGCAATGCGTTCAGTTGACCGGTACTAATCGCCCGATTGGCTTGATCTGATCCAGTAAAAGACAGCCAAAAACCAAAAAGCAAAAACAAAACTTGGACAACTCGTTGACCCTCATAAAGGGGTCAACACGTTGATGATGAAAATCATCAACACGTTGATAAAACTGAAATGAAGCAGAACATACATGTTCTGTGACATAACTCAGGTGTGGCCACGCGATTTGCCTCCGGCATATCGCTTCCGGCCACCGTCTGAACTCGCTTCGCGAGTGCAGCTTTGGGTTCTTATTCGGTTTGGTGGCCAAAGCACAAGCGAAACACCCGGTCCCTTCCCGAACCCGGAAGTTAAGCGCTGTTGCGCCGATGGTACTGCATCTTAAGGTGTGGGAGAGTAGGGCACCGCCAAACCTAATAAGAACCCAAATAAATCCTCTCTAAACAAAAAAACAAAACAAACAACGCGGGATGGAGCAGCCAGGTAGCTCGTCAGGCTCATAACCTGAAGGTCGTAGGTTCAAATCCTACTCCCGCAACCAAAATTATCATGCCAAAACATCAGATTAAACCTCGCCTCGGCGGGGCCGCTTGCGTTGCGCCAAACACGCTGGAAGCACTACGGAAGCAAACGAGGCGTGTTAGATCTGTGGCGTAACGGCAACGGCTCCGCATGTCCGGTGGACGCTCTGTGCAATGCATAACTGCGTTGAATATTGGTAGTGGAGCGCCTGTGTCCGTGGCCGGAAGGTCTCCCCATCTCCCATCGTCCTTCCAGAAATTTTCATAATATTTGCTGTGAGCCCTGACCCTAGGACCGCAAAGTTTTAGGTGCAGCTAGGAACCATAATAACTTCTCTAAGTGCTCTAGGAAAAGGTGCTCCCAATAATCTGTATTTGTAAATCTTGTGTACTGCTCTTTTGCTAGATCGTTCTTGAGGAAGTGATCGACTATGGTAGATCCGATTCCTGGAATCTTAAGACTATGAAGGTCTTCCAATTTTATTTTGGTATTTTTACATATCCACTCTAGCACGCTTCTATTCTTAATGTTCGTCCTCTCTTTATCTAAAAGCCTTTTTCCGTCAATGCCCTTTTTTATATCAAAGTAAAGCCAAAGGCAGTCTGCTGAACTTTTTGCGACTTCTTGGTCAACTAAATCATCTAGACAAGTTGGGCAGCTGAATGCATCAAGATATTTCACAGAACTAAGTGGTATATAATTTTCGAGTTCATGACCAACAGTTTCTATTGCGGTGCCAACATAAGGAGTCGCAGGGTCATATTGTTGCAAGTTCCTTTTAGAATGACGATTCAATACCTTTCTTGCGGTGGTGCCGAGCTTGTCACAGGGTGAAATCTTATCTGTGTCGACAACACATACCGTA contains:
- a CDS encoding 2Fe-2S iron-sulfur cluster-binding protein, translating into MSIRFFSSRHRPVHLGPFPLERLRRSHQADLSNVPAALPLNFRRPQKPDSIVNAMCEYQAMMDAIRDGLVNGTRGDVPADLQERSNHLKAFGYFADASMVGIGPMREEARLYEPWHNPDIDRLAEDLKTRQTKTLASGIDMIMADLKDAMQAPPTTIGAHRHAIVFLYEMPRDPRPDEAGCDWITDAEAHRACLRSAETAVVLANYIRLLGWDAKAHTGTSSDVDLNRLAVAAGLVRMEEGQLVAPYLGTRFGLAAVTTDFELAEDRPLAPLSEQPGRAGRDLRWWLGAGAERSALNGDPYKDRDFRDGPHPFETLKRVETPTTYIDEARVARVPKRADMFARAQFGDMGKGNQKAATGGFYVRKAAPAMAQRRMLGAFVLLQDGTPAVGPRPTDAQRNADMVKAASYWLGIDAVGISRCPDWTWYSHDATGTPIVPDQPHAISMIVDQGFDTTEGTSGDDWIAVAQSMRAYLRFSLLGGVIARQIRNLGYKAKAHTVMDGEVLQPPLLLLSGLGEVSRIGEVILNPFLGPRLKSGVVTTDMPMAHDKPIDFGLQSFCESCNKCARECPSGAITAGPKLMFNGYEIWKSDSQKCTTYRITTPGGAMCGRCMKTCPWNLEGIFAEKPFRWAAMNMPRAAPALARLDDMLGNGEMNPAKKWWWDLELEEDGGYRPTRHPVNARSLQKDLDLRYEDQTLAVYPAPLAPHPYPYPFPMDREAGIEAYQAMITAEEYQERKARGETGDWDHIYKNDAESPVLQVVVSKVEEMAEGVTKYEFRAADGADLPEWTAGAHLDIVVAPEFLRQYSMSGNPADRSHYQIGVLREDAGRGGSKLLHRIFSEGRRIFVSRPINHFPLDETATRTFLMGGGIGVTPMIAMAHRLHALGADFEFHYSIKSRALGGYLRDLADVPWASKVNLHVSDEGSRANFDQILGQYQSGWHLYTCGAAPYMDAVMQAAEQAGFPEEARHLEYFSVPEQPEYENHPFTLKLARSGRELQVRAEQTATDALAEHGIHVDVKCADGICGVCKCGLISGEVEHRDFVLSKAQRRESIVLCQSRAADPGGCVEIDL